The DNA region acgtccaggttttagacagtctgcacggatgtctcagagactacgtccaggttttagacagtctgcggggacggaatattattgttgttgttgttgttaacattgttgttgttattatcattgttgttatgatattatcattgttgttgttatcattgttgttgttgttgttattgttatcattgtcgttgttattgttgttgttattgttatcattattgttatcattattgttgttattgttatcattgtcgttgttattgttgttgttattgttatcattattgttgttatcattattgttgttattgttatcattgttgttgttatcattgttgttgttattgttgttgttatcattattgttgttattttttatcattgttgttgttgttgttattgttgttgttgttatcattgttattgttatcattgttgttgttattgttgttgttgttatcattgttattgttatcattgttgttgttattatcattgttgtttttatcattgttgttgttgttgttatcattattgttgtttttatcattgttgttgttatcattgttattgttatcattgttgttgtttttatcattgttgttgttatcattattgttgttatcgttactgtcattgttgttgttatcattgttgttgttattgttatcattgttgttgttatcattgttattgtcattgctgttgttgttatcagttattgtcattattgttgttatcattgttattgttattgttgttatcattattgttgttgttgttattgttatcattgttattgttgttgttatcattgttgttgttgttatcattgctgttgttgttgttattgttatcattgttattgttgttgttatcattgttgttgttgtcattgttgttgttgttgttatcattattgttgttattattgctgttgttgtaacTTCCTCACTGTGGctcgtcttattttgaaatccgGAAGTGTGCTTGCAGTGAGTGTAGTTGACGCTAACAGGTGGGAACATGTCGGCTCCTTGCAGGCTGCTGCTCAGCCGGTTACCGGCTCTCTGTCCGgttgttttcacttcacagctgcgGAGGAATCGTCCGGTGAGCTGTCCGGTCGGAGGACGGcggctgtcacacacacacacaggtaggaGCTGCAGCTCGCTGTGTTCGCCTGTCAGTGTGTGCTTAATGAGCTGCTGATTGCATCAACACGTTGATCAGTTAATTAGTCACATCAGGGACGAacaagaggtcagaggtcagcacaGCCACTGAAGAGGGCAAAGTCTGAGGAGGAAACGGTACCCTTTCACAATAAGATGCATTTTAAGTTCACTTGTAACGAAATAAATCTgattactttaaaaacacagagtaaTCCCGCTGTGGTAACCATgactacagctgtactcgagtatttgtttgtttgtagtctaGTGTGAGAGCAgtcgtcttctcctaactccttatcACCTCTTcaaggaaaggtgtttaggaaaggtggttaggaaaggtgataggaaaggtggttaggaaaggtgtttaggaaaggtgtttaagaaaggtggttaggaaaggtgtttaagaaaggtgtttaggaaaaggTGTTTaagaaaggtggttaggaaaagtggttaggaaaggtgattaggaaaggtgtttaggaaaggtgtttaggaaaggtgtttaggaaaaggTGTTTaagaaaggtggttaggaaaggtgattaggaaaggtgtttaggaaaggtgtttaagaaaggtgtttaggaaaggtgtttaagaaaggtgtttaggaaaaggTGTTTaagaaaggtggttaggaaaggtgattaggaaaggtgtttaggaaaggtgtttaagaaaggtggttaggaaaggtggttaggaaaggtgtttaagaaaggtggttaggaaaggtggttaggaaaggtgtttaggaaaggtgtttaggaaaggtggttaggaaaggtgtttaagaaaggtgtttaggaaaggtgtttaagaaaggtgtttaggaaaaggTGTTTaagaaaggtggttaggaaaggtgattaggaaaggtgtttaggaaaggtgtttaagaaaggtggttaggaaaggtggttaggaaaggtgtttaggaaaggtgtttaagaaaggtggttaggaaaggtgtttaagaaaggtgtttaggaaaggtggttaggaaaggtgtttaggaaaggtgatTAGGAAAGGTGNNNNNNNNNNNNNNNNNNNNNNNNNNNNNNTTCTCTTCCttgttctgtttctctttttcttccgCCCATTTTCCTGCTTCTTCCCCTTTCTCCTCCCCTATACAGCACTGTCACTGCTCTAACAGCATTTTAACATAAGCTAACACAGCACGCTAACATgagcagctaacagcagtaacAGAGCTAACCGCCGCTAACACTGAGcggtaacatgagctaacagactgagctaaacatgagctaatagcagctaacatGGTAGGCTAACATGAGCCTaaactaaacagcagctaacagcagcctaacatgagctaacagcagctaacagcgtaacagcagctaacacgcagctaacagactgagctaacctgaggctaacacagcagctaacagactgagctaacagactgagctaacagcagctaaccgactgagctaacagactgagctaatagcagctaacataagctaacagcagctaacatgagctaacggcagctaacagactgagctaacagactgagctaatagactgagctaacagcagctaacagactgagctaacagacacTGCTGAGCGACcgcagcagctaacagactgagctaacagcagctaaacaaagctaacagcagctaacatgagctaacagcagctaaacatgggctaacctgagctaacatgagctaacagcagctaacagactgagctaaacatgagctaacagcagctacagactgagcaacatgagctaacagcagctaacagactgagctaacagactgagcgaACACGAGCTACAGACATGCAACAAGCAGCTAACcgatgagctaacagactgagctactgcgGCTACCAGGCTGAAGCTAACAGCCAGCATAACATGattgctaacagcagctaaacattatgctcacagcagctaacagattgACTGACTTTCGCTAACAGCAGCGCTCGTATAACAGACTCGAGCTAACAGATTGAGCAACATGATCTCCACAATGAGCCCTCACGTCGCTTAATTCTAGATCCTGACGTATAACAGATCTCTGACGCATACAGCAGCCTTACATCACGGCCTGatcgctaacagcagctaaccgaCTGAGTCTAACAGGCTTGATGCTAACAGACTTGAGCTTTATTACGTGACCCCCTGCCACCCCGCCTAATTTCTTTTAGCAGATCAAAAGACATGAGAGAACATAAGCTAACCGCAGCATAAAACTGAGCTAATCATGACGCTACCATCCCATGAGCtaaaacagactgagctaaccagactgcagctaacagcagcttaacagACGAGCTAAAACACCCGTTAATGACCTTCGCCCTAAtacagcatgctaacattgaCGCCCGCTACccgctaacatgagctaacagcagcactAACCTGTAGCTTAACACCCGCAGGCTAACAGCTATGCTCAACCTGAGCTATAAAGCAGCTAACACTGAGCGAACCATGAGCTTGACTGTCTACGatcttatattgtttttgatGGACTTGATGTTCTTTTGCTCTACACAGTGTCTTTGATTACTTTGAAATGCGCtctttaataaaatgtattattattctATCTCAATGAAGCTCACACGCCAGCTACCATTGAcgctaacagaagctaacagaccTGAGCCCCTTTTAATCAGTTGTCCCACGCTACCACATGAGCTGGCTCAACATGATTCTACCTAGCAGCTATTTTACAGACATGGAGCAACGGCAGCAAACTCCCGTAATGATTCTTTCGCTACCCATCTTCGATTTTCTGAGCTAACCATCAGCTAAACATGAGTTAACAGCCAGcctaaccatggagctaacagcagaGCTAACAGCTTATGCTACTACAGGCACTGTGATTGCTACTACAGCCAGTTAACATGACGCATCACATGAGCTAATTCATGTAATCGATTTAACTCACTTCGCCTGATTCGCGCTACCAGCCTACTGCTATACACGGACTGATTGCTAACAGCAGGCCTAACATGATGACGCCCTAACATCGACGCTcaatctaacagcagctaacagactgagctaacagcagctaacagactgagctaacatgagctaacagcagctaacagactgagctaacatgagctaacagcagctaacagactgagctaacagcagctaacatgagctaacagcagctaacatgagctaacagcagctaacagcagctaacagactgagctaacagcagctaacagactgagctaacatgagctaacagcagccgTCAGTGTATCATTGGAAAGTTGCATAAAGTTTTCATTGATGAGTTTCATGTGAACAGGATCAAACCTTCGACCACTGGAGGGCGTCAGAGTGTTAGACCTGACCAGGTAAGCTCTTATAGAACGTCCTGTGGCTGTTCCAGGATCAGACATGAAGCTCAGTCTGATCTCAATGAAACGTTTGAATGTTGGCAGAGTTCTGGCCGGGCCCTTCGCCACCATGATCCTGGGAGATCTGGGCGCCGAGGTGATCAAAGTGGAGAGACCAGGTGAGTGCGCGCCTGTGCTTGCTTTGTTCCTCCTTCGTGGTGTGGCGTAAGGACTCAGGTGTTTTGTTGTCGGACAGGTGCAGGTGATGACACCCGAGCGTGGGGTCCTCCGTTTGTCGCCACCGAGAGCGCCTACTTCCTCAGCGTCAACCGAAACAAGAAAGTAAGTGTGTCAGACTCAGCTTCACTCgccacacagagaacacaggtGCAGTGTCAGAGTGTACACAGAAACCACGCTCAGGTCAGGTCCTCCTGAAGTCCACAACCATCTCCACCCAGGACCAGGTGGTTGCTCCCACACCACGGGGCCACTGACTGCACCCCACAGCTGCAGTGTAGATAGTCAGACTGGCAGAGGGGAGAACGGTGATGTTCATGTTCAGCCTCTGACGATGGCTCGTCTCCTTTCAGAGCATTTCTGTGGACCTGAAACATCCCAGAGGAGCAAACGTCATCCAGGAGGTACGACAAGACTCAGGTTCACCTGTCCGTGTGTCACATGACCATTAGACttacatgttttgtgtgtgtgtgtgtgtgtgtgtgtgtgttagcttgCAGCGGTGTGTGACGTGCTGGTAGAAAACTACGTTCCGGGTAAACTTCAGCAGATGGGTTTAGGACACGAGCAGCTCAGCAGAGTGAACCCACGACTCATCTACTGCTCCATCTCAGGTACTGACTTCCCCGTGAACGCTCCTCACACGTGGCGGCTCGTCTACAGAAGCGAGAGCGCCGAGGTCCAAATGCGACGAGAAAGAACTGACTCGATGCGCGAGAAAGAACCGTtatctgcacatgaatgcagattatatttctgctcctcctcagctgtgattggtcgCTCTGCAGGTTCCAGGTCCGACAGTTAAAGACTTGCAACCGGCTGGAAAGCGGAACACAGCGTTTGCCATAGAGATCTATATAATTCTAATATATAAAGGGTGTTCAAAGTCTGCATCAATCAGTAATCAATAATCTCCACTTTCCCTTCAGCCTGGGACCCCGTACAGCCCACTCCAGAACCCGGCTGATCCCCGTACAGCCCACTCCAGAACCCGGCTGATCCCCAGACCCCAGTTTGAAAGCCACTGCTGTaaatgttctgctgctgcttcaaatcAGTTTCATGTTTGGTTCCATTGCTTTGAGGCTGATCGGTGTGTGCTCATGTTGGTACGAGCTGAGAGCTCTCGGACGGAGCATCCAGTCATTGTGGTGATTGGACGCAGAGAGCAGCCTGTTAACACCCAGCTTGAATATCAGTTATTGACAAGTTCTATATTTGATTTGCTTTGCGGCGCGGACAcacctctcctgtctccttaGATATTCTGAGTATCTTAGCGTGCCTGTCTGTGCTTGCTGCTGTCCTGCAGTTCTCAGACTGAGCCACTAGGTGTCGGTAGACTCCACAGTAAGTGTAACTCTGAAGCGAACTCACAGTTCACACAGTAATGACACGCGGCACATTGTCGTCGCTCTGTTTCATGCTGGATTTATTGAAGCCTCGACAGCCCAGAAACACGTTTGAAGCTTTTTACCGCGAGGCCTCGCCGTGTCTTCACATCCTGCACACgagtttctctctttcttttctttctctcctccagctTCATCACTcccacagtttttttgtttctccttccctcttcgTCGCGCTCCTTTAAGAAAAACAACTACGTTACCCAGGAGGCCTCAttaagctgcagcagctggatgCAGTGGGCAGATTTACGGCTCGGTTTCATCCTGAGCTGTCTGAAGCCGAGCAGGATGCTTCAAGGATTAATGTCCTCATCCACAGAAACTCTAACTCCTGCCTGGGTTCAGATTTTCACTCAGTGACGGCAGGTTGTTCACGTGAAGAGTGAAGCTGTCCATGATCGTTTTACAAACCTCTCTGAAGATGATCTGCCAATATTCAGTCAGCTTTATTCTCCAAACATCTGATCTTCACCTCAGGAGTttcatcagatcagatcaataGCTTTGAATCAGCATTCAAACCTCAGCCGGCAGCTTCATGGATGTTAGATCAGGACCAAGAAATCTAGAAAGTTGATCAGGACTTCTTCTCAATGTGCCGGTGAcgttaaaatatattttttatgtaaaagaTGCAACAATCTCTTTGTCAGGTCATTTTTAATGGAGTCagttatccatccatccatccatccatccatccatcctcttcctctgatCTGGGTCTGGTCGTGGTTGCAGGgcttctccccagcaacacatccagctcctcctggaggatcccgaggcgttcccaggctagatgggctatgtagtccctccagcaggttctgggtctgccccagggtctcctcccagttggacgtgtCTGGAGCACCTCCAAAGGGAGGCACACGGGGGGCGTCCTAATTagatgttgaaccacctcagctgactCCTTCCAACGTGAAGGAGCAGCGTCTCCACCCCGAGCTCCTTCGGTCACTGGCCAAAGCTTCTGACCAGAGGTGAGGGCTGGAACGAGACGGACTGGAAGATCGAGAGCTTCGTCTTCTGGCTCAGCTCTTCTATGCAGTACTCTGTATACTTCAGTGTATTTCAGCAGGGCAGTGTTGTCTCGAGTCGAGCTAGTTCCACGTCTGACCTGCAGAGTTTAAATATCAACCATCTGTCCGTCTGAACTTCTTCAGAGCTCAGACCTGTGAATCCCGTCAGTGTGCTGCTTATCAGAGCGCAGACTCAGCACACAGCTGCAATAAGAATGAGAAACCAGCCcaataatctgtgtgtgtgtgtgtgtgtgtgtgtgtgtgtgtgtgtgtgtgcactcaggTTACGGACAGACCGGGCCTCAGTCTCAGAGTCCAGGCTACGACTCCATCGCGTCGGCTGTGTCGGGGATGATGCACATCACCGGGCCGGAGGTCAGACTCTGCTTCCTTCAGGTTTCAATGACACCGTGATCCTGTAGCGCCCCCCTCAGGACAGACGTCACATGGTTAGGTGACTCAGAGTAGATGAGTCATCAGGATGTTTGGTCTGTACCTGAGTTCAGTGGGCTCTAACTGGTTTCCTGTGACCAcgccttcacaataaaagtcatcTTCTGCTCCAGACTGAAGAATGACACACCTTCTCCTCCCATAATGCTTTGCTTCTGCTGGCAGGATGGCGACCCGGTGCGTCCAGGCGTCGCCATGACAGACCTGGCAACAGGGCTGTACGCACACGGAGCCGTCATGGCCGCCCTGCTGCACCGACACAAGACGGGGAGCGGCGTTCACATCGACTGTAACCTGCTGTCATCACAGGTGAGGGGGGAGGCCTAAATAATGGAGCCCTCACCCCTTGTATATGATCAAGCTACGTCATTTATtggacacacatacacgcacgcacacacatcaaTGAAAGAGGTCAAGAGAGTCTGCCCGGACACGGGGGCTAGAACGTCCAACGACTCATCTATTACAGCATTTAGCTTAAGCTTCGGCTATTACGCACACAACACTTCTACGCTcatgagaaaatggaaaaagtccACGCATCACGTCAAAGGTTTTCAGCACAGCTACATAAATTGGGGGGAGCTATCGGACAGTTACTCATAAGCTCTCACACgactcacacacacctacacgtCACGCGCAACACAGACTACTCACGAACGAATCAAActgactcacacactcacacacacacgttctaCAGTCCTCACTACACACACGTTAAACCTTACGATAGCACTACAGATGAAGGCACGCACCGCCGGAGCCCTCACTgtgatgaagaaacacacaaaacaacccaGCAGCATTCGACCAACTGCAGGCACGCTCAGCGGGCGGCACACGCCCCCTTCCACCTGTATGACAGACACACTCACGtcaaggaaaaagaaaaagaaagaggaaagacacaacagcaccacaccacacacacacaaacacacaacacacacacaccacactcaccctcacccccaccccccacccccctcacCACCGCACACGCCCCCCTCACCGtatgacacacaacacacacacagccctctcacacacaacacacacacacaactcaccacacccacactcacactcacccCCCCCCTCACTTGTGATgacacaccaccacaacacaacccaccacacacacacacacacacctcaacactcacccccccccacctgtgatgacacacacacacacacacactctcacacacacacacacaccacactcacacactccacacacacactacactccCCCCCACCgcaacaacacaccacacacaacacactacaTCGgctacacacaccacacacacacgccccagcaacaaccacacacacacacaccaccgcGCTCACAcgtttacacacaaacacacggcacgccacacacacacacacctacaacaCTCACGCGACACACTAACCCCCCCCTCACCTGTGATgaacaccacaccaccacacacacacccacacatcacaCCACTCACCCACACATCGctcactcccacacacatcacacacacacgctacacactcacacacaccactcactcactcacacacacacacacacacactctcatcacactccacacacactaactccctcacacacacacacacacactcacacactcaccccCCTACCTGTGAttgaacacacaccacacacacacacacaaacacacacactcaccccaCCCTCACCTGTGATGcacaatcactcacacacacacacacacacacacacacacacacacaaacacacaacacaccacacacatcaccctcacccccaccccaccctcaCCACCCACAGCCCCTCcctgtatgacacacacacacacacacagccctctcacagcacaacacacacacacaactcacccACCCCCTCACCCCCCTCACCTTGATGaacaccaccacaacacacacacacacagcacacaccacacaacaacacactcaaTCACTCACCCCCCCCCACCGTGTGatggacacaacacacacacacactctcaaacacacacacaccacgcacacTCCacactccacaaacacactcccccccaccaccccctgcACCTGTGATGACAGCAGGTTACAGTGCGTGTGAAACGCGCGCTCCCCCCCCGTCTTGTGTCCGGTGCAGCAGGGCGCCCATGAAGGCTCCGTTGCGCGTTACAGCCCTGTTGCCAGGTCGTAATGGCGACGCCCTGGACGCACCGGGTCGCCATCCTGCAGCAGAAGCAAAGCATATGGAGAGAAGGTGTGTATTCTTCAGGCCCCTGGAGCAGAAGATGGAACTTTGATTGTGAATGCGTGCGTCACAGGAAACCATGTGATGGACCCACTGACTCAGGTAGCCGATACCAAACTCACTATAGACTCATCTACTCTGCACTACTAGTCGCCTAACAGTGACGTCGTCCTGAAGGGGGGCGTTACAGGATAACGGTGTCATTGAAACCTGAAGGAGCAGAGTCTGACCTCCGGCCCGGTGATGGTGATCATCCCTCCCCGACCAGCCGACGCGATGGAGTCGTAGCCTGGACTTGAGCTGAGGCACCGGTCTGTCGTAACtctaggcacacacacacaacacacaccaccacacacacacacacaaccgcaCCAGCACACACAGATTATTGGGCTGGGTTTCCGCATTCTTATGCAGCTGTGTGCTGAGTGTGCGCTCGATAAGCAGCACACTGACGGATTCACGGTCTGAGCCTCTGAAGAAGTTCAGCGGACAGATGGTTTGATATTTAAACTCTGCAAGTCAAGATGGGAAACTAGCTCGACTCGCGACCACATGCTCTGCTGACATCACTGAAGTATACCAGAGTACTGCATAGAAGAGATGAGCCCAGAAGACGAAAGCTCTCGATCTTCCCAGGTCCGTCTCGTGTCCAGCCCGCTCACCTCTGGTCGAAGTTTGGCCAGTGACCGAAGGCAGCCGGGGTGGAGACTCTGCTCCTTCACGTTGGAAGGAGTCAGCTGAGGGGTTCAACCATCTATAGGACGTCCCCCCGTGTGCCTCCTTGGAGGTGCTAGCCAGACACGTCCAACTggggaggagaccccgggggCAGACCCAgcacctgctggagggactactAGCTAGCCCACCactagcctgggaacgcctaGGGATCCTGCTGGATGTGTTGCTGGGGGAAGACCCTGTCAACCACGACAGACACAGATCAGAGGAAGAGGGGATCGGATGGAGGATGGAATGGATGGCATGGATTGGCTGGAAGGAGGACGATGGATGGAATAACTGACTCCATAAAATGACCTGACAAAAGAGATGGCTCttgttacataaaaatatagTTTAACTATAGTCGTCACCCGCACATTGAGAGAAGTCCCGGATTCAAATTTCTAAGATTTCTTGGTCCTGATCTAACAACATGAGCTGCCGGCTGAGGTTGAAGCTGATTCACAGCTATTGATCGATCTGATGAAACTCCGGAGGTGAAGATAGGTTTGGAGATAAAGCTTGACTGCAATATGCAGATCATCTTCAGAGGGTTGGTAAACGATGCATGGAAGCTTTCACTCTTCAGTGAACAACTGTGCCGTCACTGAGTGAAAGTTGCAACCAGGCAGGATTCGAGTGTTCTGTGATGAGGACTATTATCCTTGAGCTACTCCTGTCTGACTTCAGACAGTTCGATGAAAACCGGCCGTAAATCTTCCCACTGGCATCCGCGGTTCTGCAGCTTATAGAAATAGAGTGCTCCTGGTTAACGAGTTGTTTTTGCCTTAAAATCGCGcgaagagggaaggagaaacaataaaaacctgTGGGAGTGATGAGCttaggagagaaagaagaaagagaaaaaatcgTTTGCTAGTTAAGACACGGTCGAGAGCCCTCGCGGTAAAAAGTCTCAACGTGTTTCTGGGCGGTCGAGCTTCCAATCAATCCGCATGATACCATTGCGACGACAATGTGCCGGGTGTATTAGTGTGAACGTTGAGTCGTTCAAGTTACACTACTGTGAGCAGTCTACCGACACCTGTGCTCAGTCGAGAATGCAGGACAGCAGCACTCCCCGCCGGCCCGCTACGCTACTCCGGGATCGTGAGACTGGAGAGATGCTCGGGACTGGGGACAGGTGCATCCTGGATTTGGTCTGTACCTGAGTTCAGTCGGCGATTCTAACTGCGTTTCCTGTGACCACGCCTTCACAATAAAAAGTCATCTTCTTGCTTCCAGGGACTGAAGAATGACACACCTTCTCCTCCCATAATGCTTGCCTTCTGCTGGCAGGATGCGCGACCCGGTGCGTCCAGGCGTCGCCATTGACAGACCTGGCAACAGGGCTGTCGCAACACGGAGCCGTCATGGCCGCCCTGCTGCACCGACACAAGACGGGGAGCGGCGTTCACACGACTGTAACCTGCTGTCTCACAGgctgaaggggggggggggggtggggggggggggggggggtgggtgattgtgagtgtgtggaggtgtgagagtgtgagagtgtgtgagtcgtgtgtgttgtgtgtgtgtgtgagagtgtttgtgagagtgtgtgcatgcgtgtgtcaTCCCAGGT from Larimichthys crocea isolate SSNF unplaced genomic scaffold, L_crocea_2.0 scaffold451, whole genome shotgun sequence includes:
- the sugct gene encoding succinyl-CoA:glutarate CoA-transferase, producing the protein MSAPCRLLLSRLPALCPVVFTSQLRRNRPVSCPVGGRRLSHTHTGSNLRPLEGVRVLDLTRVLAGPFATMILGDLGAEVIKVERPGAGDDTRAWGPPFVATESAYFLSVNRNKKSISVDLKHPRGANVIQELAAVCDVLVENYVPGKLQQMGLGHEQLSRVNPRLIYCSISGYGQTGPQSQSPGYDSIASAVSGMMHITGPEDGDPVRPGVAMTDLATGLYAHGAVMAALLHRHKTGSGVHIDCNLLSSQVSCLSHIAANYLNAGKEARRWGTAHESIVPYQGFKTKDGHIVVAAGNDKQFVKVCQVLELVELTDEPKYKTNKLRVQNRKQLLHTLSQSSGKLLQYTPL